tattcCCTCTACTAAAATTGTGAAAAGTCTTCTCCGGGTCGTTCAAAAAGAACATTGCTGTCAGAGGCCGGTCTAGTTTTTCCTATAAggctttttagaaattttttgaaaatctctAAATCTGCAGGCTTGTTTTCAAAGTATTGGGGCAGAAATATTTGAGACGCActacgagaaaaccaacatagtgcatttgctaccagcatggattcagatcagcctgcgcagtcaggtcaggatccatgctattcgctttcaaagcctattgcagttagagaaaccgttagcgaacagcatgtatcctgattagactgcgtggatgcgcaggctggtctggatccatgctggtagcaaatgcactatgttggttttctcatggtgcggctcatttcttgTTATACATATACTGATGAGTGGTATAAGACAACCAGTGACGTTTTGTGAGAATGCTTGTAATTTCAAACTGGGTCATCCTTAGTGCaaagtcacagaaaaaaaattaaggtgCTATATGCCAAACATTATACCTGTATTTCAGGAACCTTATTGTTTATCAAATCTAGATTAAGTCTGAAACTTGGACATCTGAAGTTAAAATCCGATCACATTGTCAAATCTTACATGATGTTAAACTGGAGGATATCCAATAGGCGCTGCTGGGAAGCACATGAAGGGTGTTCATATTTCTTTACCCTTCATGAACTGACCCAGTCAATCCGAGTCTGTTATTATAtaacttggttgcgttctatactttCTAAGGGTcttcatacagattttatttgttaaCGTTAAGGTGATAATATATTCTACCTGATCTATAAAGAATCTTTGCTCGGGTACATTTCTAGGGTTGTATCTGGGGTAAAAggaactaggttactaggtcaaatgaCATAAAATGCCCTTTTGAGGACAAACTTTCTACTTGATATCATGAAACTTTCATGAATCATTGCCAAGATGAGTTTGGCCACATTTCAAAACTTAGGGTACTCAAATTATAGAAACCTCTACAACACTCTATAGTTGTCATATTTATCTAAGAGGCCTGaaatttatgggttttttttttcgaaactcGGTCTGTGGGATCAAAACGCAAGTGAGCAATGTCTGATCATTAAGTATGTCcattttcttgaaacttgataCATATACCATGCTTGTAATcttattttaaatgattaccCGAACCTTCGATTAAGTTTTGTAGCATTTATTTTAACTGGAAATGGAGAGCAATATACCGTCACTTTACTTCCGAAAAGCTTACTTCTTCAGTTTTCAAAGCGCACATTTCGTTTAAAATGTTAGCATGAATTTCTAGAGagatttacatttgtatttgataatatttatttcggAAATATTACCATTTCAGGTACATTGATGTTAATTGGAGTGATTATTTTTGGAGTTAAAACAAAGGAAATGACGAAAGCATTTGAAGATATTGACAATTATTCGGAGTCAGTTGAGTTCAAAGGAGATTATGGAGAGCTTGGTTATGCTTTTATTCTCTGTACCGTTGCTGGATGTCTTTGCATAGCCGTTTGTGTGCCTCTCTATAAGATAGACATTTGCACTACCACCCAGGAAACATCATATGACGCTCCCGTACATTACACAGCTCAAAATAATCCGCAAGGTTATGTGCAAGGCGGACAACAACCAATGATGAATGTGCCTACACACCCACAGACGCAGTATGGGTCTCCGCCAGCGTATGAGCATTGTTATGCTCAGGGCAACAGTGGAATACCCTACAAGTCATAGACTTCTTACCAATAACCACCTGCtagtatcaaaacatttaaatatgtatCGACATAATCATTGTATAAGGTCGACATGgacaactgaaaatattttatgtgcATGACATATGCAGCAGCAATCGTATCGTTAGAAATATGAAACATGTGACTACCAGCATGTAATATTGAGAATTTTACTACATATATCTACCCACACGAAGTGGTTGAGATGGGAACATCAGTGAAATGATAATATGGTGAaattataatatgagccgtgccatgtgaaaaccaacatagtggctttgcgaccagcatggatccagaccagcctgcgcttccgcgcagtctggtcaggatccatgctgttcgctttcaaagtctattgcaattagagaaactgttagcgaacagcatggatcctgaccagactgcgcggtagcgcaggctggtctggatccatgctggtcgcaaatgcactattggttttctcatggatcGGCTCATATGgtgaaattataataaatatttttggaATGGGGAGCTCTCGTTTAGAGCCACAATTTGCAGTATCGTACGGATAAAATGAGTGCGTTTAAAGTTCAAACCCGTTATATTTATGTTCGTAACGCAACACAAATACCTACAACCATTTGCATTGGTCTAACCCAGCCAAAATTCAAAATGACACTGCGAGCAGTCGCGAATAGGTAGATACTGCTCATTTGGTTGTAATTTAATTATGTAATTGTTCAGAGACCCAACCACACAAACACGCAAGCGCACATGTACGCACAAATGAAAATCTCCGAAGTCTGTGTCCATCACACATGTTATTAGTGAGTAAATAGTATAAACTAAGAAAATTACAGCCCCGCTGTTGATTTATCGGCAAATCATGTTTTCAGTTGATTACGTTATTTGAGTTAAACACAAGAAAATGTTTCCCTCTCCAATTAATACAACTAAATATggtgttttaatttaataaaaacaaatgtcaatATATCAGTTccgttttgttttctgtattgtTTAAGCATCTAAAACCATCTGCAAACAGAATAAACCCATAGAGTATATGTATGTTATAACACGTTATAAACTTGAAGGCAGAAAATTCAGCAATTAACGCTTAGCTCCACATTTTGGAGAACAAAATTCAGACAGCACCAAAACATAGAAAGAAACAAGTGTTTTACATGAATATTGAACAGCAcattaaacatgtataatactcaataaataattgtcattttactgatatatgcattgAAATACCGGAAAAGAACAACGTAAGAGGGGCCACACTTTCGGATAATGCAATGAGTTtaaaaactcaacattttcaaagaactattacatatcttagttttgatgcattttcagtaACGTCCTAGTACTGTAAATTCGCAAAACTAGCTCGATCTAGATCAacaattgtttatttatatttatttccataCAAATGGCATTTTAGCTCATCAGATTTTTTTGAGAGAaaattatgtgttattgtcaACGATTGATATCAGCGTCGGcttcggcgttggcgttgcctggtttattaagttatgtgtttaggtcagtttttctcataaactacaAAGTCGCAAAGTATCGATATTACGAAGTTTTCAAGCTACTTAAAGAAACCATTGCCGTGTTAAGTGCTTCTTAGTTAAAAGTAGTTGCTCACATTGGTAGCTACTAGTATGTATCTGTTGAAATGTATTGTATAATGTAATGTTTTTGCCTTATTTATGATGATTATGTCAATGGAAATAGGTGAATAATTTGCTAAATTGCTTAATCATCTGATATTATCAGGTTATAAATATTTTCGTATCAACTTGTCAGCCGGAATAGCTCAGTTGGGAGAGCGTTAGACTGAAGATCTAAAGGTCCCTGGTTCGATCCCGGGTTCCGGCGCGAACGGAACGTTCGTCGGCTTGCctttttgaacaatatttaacattttaaacatatcttatatatacataatattgcCATTTATTTTGCTGGTGTTCTATCTTCAAGTATACACGAAATTGGAAGTAGTTGAATAACAATACCTGTTTAAAATGATtggtttaaatgatattttattcatatatatatatacatttacaacatgaaacgctGTATTATTAAGACATGAAGGACTGagtagaaagctaagcttatttggAACTCTCTCCTTTAATATATTGACAACTGATACGTTTTGATAATATGAAACGAAATCGTATATACTGTATAGAAAACGCTTCAACTTCAACAGCCGATGAGTGATACTTTGTTGTTGAAATAGTTAAAGGTAGCCAACTGCTGATTTCTCTTATAGTATACAggaaacttaaaataggttatAACCTACCTTTAAAATGTTTACACTTATGTCTTTGTATAGAAATGCAGGCGCTTACTACAATGTAGAACGAAGAAGGAAGCACGTAAAAACGTTGTGACCATGTGAGTCGCTTTATAGTTCAAACGTCTTTATAAGCCATTGACaagcgaaggattttcaaaaatgtaaccAACTTATTGTAACATggtgttttaattaaaaacaaacaaatgtcaatATATCAGTTccgttttgttttctgtattgtTTAATCATCTAAAACCATCTGCAAACAGAATAAACCCATAGAATAAACATGAAGGTAGACAATTCAGCAATTAACGCTTAGCCCCAAATTTTGGAGAACAAAATTCAGACACCACCAAAACATAgaaagaaacaaatgttttacatgatTATTGAACAGCAcattaaacatgtataatactcAATAACAATTGTCattttactgatatatgcattgAAATTCCGGAAAAGAACAACATAAAGGAGCCACACTGTCGGATAATGCAATGATTTtaaaaactcaacattttcaaagaactattacatatcttagttttgatgcattttcagtaACGTCCTAGTACTGTAAATTCGCAAAACTAGCTCGATCTAGATCAacaattgtttatttatatttatttccataCAAATGGCATTTTAGCTCATCAGATTTTTTTGAGAGAaaattatgtgttattgtcaACGATTGATATCAGCGTCGGcttcggcgttggcgttgcctggtttattaagttatgtgtttaggtcagttttttcATAAACTACAAAGTCGCAAAGTATCAATATTACGAAGTTTTCAAGCTACTTAAAGAAACCATTGCCGTGTTAAGTGCTTCTTAGTTAAAAGTAGTTGCTCACATTGGTAGCTACTAGTATGTATCTGTTGAAATGTATTGTATAATGTAATGTTTTTGCCTTATTTATGATGATTATGTCAATGGAAATAGGTAAATAATTTGCTAAATTGCTTAATCATCTGATATTATCAggttataaatattttcttatcaaacTTGTCAGCCGGAATAGCTCAGTTGGGAGAGCGTTAGACTGAAGATCTAAAGGTCCCTGGTTCGATCCCGGGTTCCGGCGCGAACGGAACGTTCGGTGGCTGCCCTTTTTGAGcagtatttaacattttaaacatatcttatatatacataatattgcCATTTATTTTGCTGGTGTTCTATCTTCAAGTATACACGAAATTGGAAGTAGTTGAATAACAATACCTGTTTAAAATGATtggtttaaatgatattttattcatatatatatatatatacatttacaacatgaaacgttgTATTATTAAGACATGAAGGACTGagtagaaagctaagcttatttgaaactctctcctttaATATATTGACAACAGATACGTTTTGATAATATGAAACGAAATCGTATATACTATATAGAAAACGCTTCAACTTCAACAGCCGATGAGTGATACCTTGTTGTTGAAATAGTTAAAGGTAGCCAACTGCTGATTTCACTTATAGTATACAggaaacttaaaataggttatAACCTACCTTTGAAATGTTTACACTTATGTCCTTGTATAGAAATGCAGGCGATTACTACAATGTAGAACGAAGAAGGAAGCACGTAAAAACGTTGTGACCATGTGCGTCGCTTTATAGTTCAAACGTCTTTATAAGTCATTGACaagcgaaggattttcaaaaatgtaaccTACTTATTGTAACATggtgttttaattaaaaacaaacaaatgtcaatATATCAGTTCCGTTATGTTTTCTGTATTGTTTAATCATCTAAAACCATCTGCAAACAGAATAAACCCATAgagtatatatatgttataaaacGTTATAAACTTAAAGGTAGAAAATTCAGCAATTAACGCTTAGCCCCACATTTTGGAGAGCAAAATTCAGACAGCACCGAAACATAGAAAGAAACAAGTGTTTTACATGAATATTGAACAGCAcattaaacatgtataatactcAATAAACAATTGTCattttactgatatatgcattgAAATTCCGGAAAAGAACAACAATAAGGAGCCACACTTTCGAATAATGCAATGAGTTTTAAAACTTAACATGTTCAAAGAACTATTACATATcttagttttgatgcattttcagtaACGTCCTAGTACTGTAAATTCGCAAAACTAGCTCGATCTAGATCAAcaattgtttatttctatttatttccaTACAAATGGCATTTTAGCTCATCAGATTTTTTTGAGAGAaaattatgtgttattgtcaACGATTGATACCAGCGTCGGcttcggcgttggcgttgcctggttaagttttgtgtttaggtcagcttttctcataaactacaAAGTCGCAAAGTATCGATATTACGAAGTTTTCAAGCTACTTAAAGAAACCATTGCCGAAAGCAGCTGCTCACATTGGTATCTATACTAGTATGTATCTGTTGAAATGTATTGTATAATGTAATGTTTTTGCCTTATTTATGATGATTTTGTCGATGGCAATAGGTAAATAATTTGCTAAATTGCTTAATCATCTGATATTATCAggttataaatattttcttatcaaacTTGTCAGCCGGAATAGCTCAGTTGGGAGAGCGTTAGACTGAAGATCTAAAGGTCCCTGGTTCGATCCCGGGTTCCGGCGCGAACGGAACGTTCGGCGGCTGGCCTTTTTGagcaatatttaacattttaaacatatcttatatatacataatattgcCATTGATTTTGCTGGTGTTCTATCTTCAAGTATACACGAAATTGGAAGTAGTTGAATAACAATACCTGTTTAAAATGATtggtttaaatgatattttattcatatatatacatttacaacatgaaactCTGCATTATTAAGGCATGAAGGACTGagtagaaagctaagcttatttgaaactctcgcCTTTAAAATATTGACAACTGATACGTTTTGACAATATGAAACGAAATCGTATATAGAAAACGCTTCAACTCCAACAGCCGATGAGTGATACTTTGTTGTTGAAATAGTTAAAGGTAGCCAACTGCTGATTTCTCTTATAGTATACAggaaacttaaaataggttatAACCTACCTTTAAAATGTTTACACTTATGTCCTTGTATAGAAATGCAGGCGATTACAACAATGTAGAACGAAGAAGGAAGCACGTAAAAACGTTGTGACCATGTGAGTCGCTTTATAGTTCAAACGTCTTTATAAGCCATTGACaagcgaaggattttcaaaaatgtaaccAACTTATTGTAACATggtgttttaattaaaaacaaacaaatgtcaatATATCAGTTccgttttgttttctgtattgtTTAATCATCTAAAACCATCTGCAAACAGAATAAACCCATAGAGTATATGTATGTTATAAAACGTTATAAACTTAAATGTAGAAAATTCAGCAATTAACGCTTAGTCCCACATTTTGGGGAACAAAATTCAGACACCACCAAAACATAGAAAGAAACAAGTGTTTTACATGAATATTGAACAGCAcattaaacatgtataatactcAATAACAATTGTCattttactgatatatgcattgAAATTCCGGAAAAGAACaacataaaggggccacactttcggaTAATGCAATGagtttaaaaacaacattttcaaagaactattacatatcttagttttgatgcattttcagtaacgtcggcgttggcgttgcctagtttattaagttttgtgtttaggtcagcttttctcataaactacaAAGTCGCAAAGTATCGATATTACGAAGTTTTCAAGCTACTTAAAGAAACCATTGCCGTGTTAAGTGCTTCTTAGTTAAAAGTAGTTGCTCACATTGGTAGCTACTAGTATGTATCTGTTAAATGTATTGTATAATGTAATGTGTTTGCCTTATTTATGATGATTATGTCAATGGCAATAGGTAAATAATTTGCTAAATTGCTTAATCATCTAATATTATCAGgtcataaatattttcttatcaaacTTGTCAGCCGGAATAGCTCAGTTGGGAGAGCGTTTGACTGAAGATCTAAAGGTCCCTGGTTCGATTCCGGGTTCCGGCGCGAACGGAACGTTCGGCGGCTGGCCTTTTTGagcaatatttaacattttaaacataccTTATATATTCATAATATTGCCATTTATTTTGCTGGTGTTCTATCTTCAAGTATACACGAAATtgtatttcatattatttcataactaaAACAAATTGGTCCACTTAATCAAGAAGCGGTACAAAacttaatgagtattcattgttccgcctactatgggTTTCCAACATTCATAGAGGTGGAGCAACTGCCAGAACAGGGACTGTTCAATAAATAATGTGTCTATATGAATGTAGGTATcaaattgtgttgttgtttttcttctttataatgcaagctgtactttcatagttcaacCTTTATGCACCTTTCACACTCTTTGTATTAACTCCACGATTTTAATACAGCATTGACCGAGAAGGGCACTAATTGTTGCTATTTATATATATCCGAATTTTCCTGTTGTTcataaaattcaaatgtaaaccGGAGGTCAAGTAACCTCTGCTGGTCTAAAAGTAAACCAGAGTGCATAAAGTTAAGCCTGcatatcatattttcattaaataagaatgtaatattgtgttctacaaactactagataagtgagtcgtctactatgtatttataattacatccGCATGTGTACAGACATTGATGGCCACACCTCCAAGGGAAATTCAGATTCAAAAATCTTAATGGTTCTCTATGTGGTTTAATTTACTTGAGAACGAAAAGGGGCGTTTTAACTATAAGAtggttatagatacacttattgacattctaatgtatcaagttttgccttcactacacTACGCTTCGTTTCGGCAACGttaattgcattagaaagtcaataaatgatctataacctatacaaaGGCCACATTGACCCTAGCCATCatataatataatgttaaatatgacTTTTATTAATTTAGCTGGTTTTGTTTCGAAGTATACTTCACAACATGCAAACTCGGGAGTGTCATTTGAACCCTTGACTTTAGAAACTGAAATCGGTGgactaataaaatttaaagttacatACTTCTTGTGAAAAGTAGTCTCATTTTTTCACATAATTCAAGTATTTATTCACATTTGAACATACCAGGAATACATCATTTCATGAGGGCCAAACTCTGTACATCTgacctttaaaaagaaaaagtcgGATAGTGAAATTTAAATCCGAAGTTTTCCggttttcacacattttgttcaaattcttttcatagcatcaataaaatatattatcaagattGGACAGGAAGCTGTTTAAGCTTAAGATTTCACTTCCTTATTTTCACAATGTGCATACATAGTTCATGGCATAGATATACTTTTAATTAACTGTATGCTAAGAAATATTAACATACCTTTCATAATAGAAACATCAGAAAAGGGAAATAAGTGGTGATAGACAGCAAGAATACGTTATTACGTTTACTATCTCTTTATACAAGTACGCATATGACACAACGATAGTCAAATAGAGGAAGAATGTATAAATTATCATACATGGTCAAGGATTGATTCTTTTGCAAACAAAATGTAAACGAATTCTACTCATGAACCGGTTGATTGATCAAAACCAAACTTGAagtgtagcatccttgtaaggtctaGTCACAAGTTTTTATCATATGGTTCCGTTTAACTGATTTTTGGGGCCGCTAGTgctaaaacaagaaaataaaataaacgacatcttctcgtgaaccacttgatggatcttaatCTGTAACATGCTTATCAGGTCCTCTTTCAAATCGTAAACTCTCAGACGGCACAGGGCGTCGGCAGAAGTATGTCCATTCAGTTCTGCCAATTTGAGTACAGCTGTCGGCGAATCTAAGGAGACGTAAAGGACGGAAAATGCCTCTATAGACAGGCAAATACATACAGCCGGAGGACAGGGTATTATCAACTTCTTTCGAGCAAGTACATGTCTGCAGTTCCATACAACTCTACGGTTCTTTCACAACGTCTGGCGTTACAAGTCACAAACTTGAGCGGTATCTAAAAATggtaagcggttacggaactacatatggaataacattacatattgaacgacCCTCGTATATCCAAATTTTTCTATTGTTCATGAAATTCAAATGCAAACCGGAGGTCAAGTAACCTGTACTGGTCTAAAAGTAAACCAAAGTGCATAAAGTTAAGCctgcatttcatatttttattaaataagaaTGTAATATTGTGTTCTACAAACTATTAGATACGTGAGTCGTCTACtgtgtatttataattacaacCGCATGTGTACAGACATTGATGGCCACACCTCCCagggaaattcaaattcaaaaatcttaaacttttatcttttataaagtCACCTTTGCAAAGTAAAAACAGAAGCagaattttaataagatattgtaaaaagtcactACGTACGAATGTTCCAATATAGAAAAAATTCTTTCTACTGATTTCTGATAATTTCAAAGAATTGTAGTTTAATTTACTTGAGAACGAAAACAGGCATTTTAACTATAAGATTATTATAGATACACTTACTGACATTCTTATGCATTAAGTTTTGTCTTCACTACACTGCGCTCcgtttcatcaaacttgattgcATTAGAAAGTTAATAAATGATCTATAGCCTATACATAGGACACACTGACCTTAGCCgtcatataatataaaattaaatgtggctTTGATTAATCTAGCTGGTTTTGTTTCAAAGTACACTGCACAACATGCAAACTCGGAAGTGTCATCTGAACCATCCACTTTAGAAACTGAAAACGATGAACTGATCAAATTTAAAGTTACATACTTCCTGTGCAGAGTTGTCTCGTTCTTCACATAATTCAAGTCTTTAttcatatgagccgcgtcatgagaaaaccaacatagtggctttgcgaccagcatggatccagacatcagcgcagtctggtcaggatccacgctgttcgctttcaaaacctattggaattagagaaactgttagcgaacagcatggatcctgaccagattgcgcggatgtgcaggttggtctggatccatgctggtcgcaaagccactatgttgattttctcatggcgcggctcatatttgaACATACCAGGAATACATCATTCCATGAGGACCAAACTCTGTACATCTgactttttataagaaaaaattgGATAGTGAAATTTAAATACGAAGTTTTTAGGTTTTCACatactttttcatattattttcatagcatcaataaaatatattatcaagattGGCTAGGAAGCTGTATAAGCTTAAGATTTCCCttccttttttcaaaatgtgcaTACAACATAGTTCATGGCATAGATATACTTCTAATTAACTGTATGGTAAGAAATATTAGCATACCTTTCATAATAGAAATATCAGAAAAGGGAAATAAGAAGTGATAGACAGCAAGAATACGTTATTACATTTACTATTTCGTGATACAGGTACAGATATTGATAAGCTGTTTCTGTTCTAAGCTTTCTCTGATACattcattaactgaaaaaatcaaaatctcTTAATTTTAGCAAAGTTACACTGAACAGCAGTAAACACTGCTATATACGTTCAATACATCTGATAAAGCACAATTAACTTGTCTTTTCACCTTGCATTCCAAACTTTCTATTTCTTTCAGATTCATTAAAACTGTATCAAAATCTGTCTCAAATTATATGATTATGCTGTTGTATCTTCTGAAGAActgaattgtaaatatttcatatatctaCCTGTACATTTGCTTTGATATTCCGCACGTGTTACGTAATTGTAATAACATAGCAGCTACTAACATAAACAATTTCTAAATCATATAACGCTCATTTCTatataactgagccgcgccatgggaaaaccaacatagtgcgtttgcggccagcctggtccaagaccagcctgcgcttccgcgcagtctggtcaggatccatgctgttagctttgaaagcctattgcaataagtaaaaccgttagcgaacagcatgaatcctgaccagactgcgcagatgcacaggctggtatgaatccatgctggtcgcaaagccactatcaTGCTGGTTTTATTCTTGCAATTATAATTAATTGTTTGTAAGACACTTTAAAtggacatttttttcattatcaaatgaagttttgtattataGAGACCTGTCGTTATCCATTTAAAGTTAAACCGTCACATTTCAAGCTCAAAACTTAAGTTAAGCGATGATTTAAAGTtaagataaaatacttaaatttcatTTAAGGTATATTTAAACTCTAGGTGTTATTGATAG
This window of the Mercenaria mercenaria strain notata chromosome 5, MADL_Memer_1, whole genome shotgun sequence genome carries:
- the LOC128556921 gene encoding uncharacterized protein LOC128556921, whose product is MANRAFSSSSCSLKAATVLLLIVLILHIIGFALPKWVIVEFSVTRFSTRTESGYHAGLWQHCGCAKVHDSSVCLCFSRINDPAWFKTVQAAETLGLIGLIISMLLSLALMCYKQNKKYKIINLIIVIISGTLMLIGVIIFGVKTKEMTKAFEDIDNYSESVEFKGDYGELGYAFILCTVAGCLCIAVCVPLYKIDICTTTQETSYDAPVHYTAQNNPQGYVQGGQQPMMNVPTHPQTQYGSPPAYEHCYAQGNSGIPYKS